The DNA window AGTACACCGAGGCGGTGGAGGACGCGGTCGTGCGCGACCTGATCCAGTCCCGTACCGCCGGGGTGATCGCCACCCTGACCCTCAGCCCCGAGAACGCGAAGCTGCTCAGCGACTGGGACATCCCTGTGGTGTTCGTGGACTCGGTACCGTCGGCCGGCGAGGTGCGGTATCCGGGAATCGCCACGGACAACTTCGCGGCCAGCATGAAGGTCGGGACGCACCTGGCGCAGCACGGCCTCACCGACTGGCTGTTCCTGGTCTACCCCGGGCGCTGGTCGACCCGGGCGGAACGCGAACGCGGCATCCGCGCCGCCGCGCAGGCGTACGGCGTACGGCTCACCGTCCTGGAGAGCCGCAACGACGCGCAGTCGGCGTACGAGACCCTGCGCGGGTACCTCGACGCCGCCGGGTCGCCCCGGCCGCAGGCGATCATCGCCGGCAACAACCCGATCGTGCACGGCACCCTGCGGGTGCTCCAGGAGAAGGGGATCCGGATCCCCGACGACACGGCCGTCGTCGGCTTCGACGAGTTCGCCTGGGCGCCCCTGCTGAACCCGCCGCTGACCGTCCTCAACGAGGACAGCGAGAGCATCGGCGTGCTGGCGGCCCAGACCCTGACCCGCGTCATCGACGAGCAG is part of the Micromonospora olivasterospora genome and encodes:
- a CDS encoding LacI family DNA-binding transcriptional regulator → MSRAAGVSVYTVSRALSNSDGVSATSRELVLRAARELGYVPNRAAQELRKNTRSSVTVITASTSNHYYIDLMKGIQRTLRATDRTMVVADVAAEGEYTEAVEDAVVRDLIQSRTAGVIATLTLSPENAKLLSDWDIPVVFVDSVPSAGEVRYPGIATDNFAASMKVGTHLAQHGLTDWLFLVYPGRWSTRAERERGIRAAAQAYGVRLTVLESRNDAQSAYETLRGYLDAAGSPRPQAIIAGNNPIVHGTLRVLQEKGIRIPDDTAVVGFDEFAWAPLLNPPLTVLNEDSESIGVLAAQTLTRVIDEQLATERRGEHPTPVYRPEDRRELGAELIIRRSCGC